In the genome of Candidatus Dadabacteria bacterium, the window GCGTGTATAGCTTATCGAACCGTATCCCGTAGTTCTTTTTAAGTTTTGCCTTAAAGTCCGCTTCAAGGCTCATCTGGTCCGGGGGAAGAAAAGTCCCAACGGGGTTATATACCAGGTTAAGTTTCAGTTCTCCGCCCCCGTAGCCTTCGCTGTTAAGCATTCTTAGGGATTCTATGCTTTTTTCGAAAACTCCTTTCCCCCTCTGCTTGTCCGTGAAGTAGCTGCTGTAATATGGAAGCGAGGATATGACTTCGACGCGGTTTTCGGCAAAAAACCTTGGTATGTACGTTTTTTCCTCTCCCGTCCGGGGGTTCCCGTCGAGAGTAACGGTCAGGTTGTGTCTTACCATTACGTGTTTGCCAAGACTTCTGGCCTCCCTTACGAAGTAGTCAAAATGGGGGTTTAACTCCGGAGCTCCTCCGGTCAGGTCAAGATTTTTGATGCAGTCGTTTTCACTAAGTATTTCAAGACATCTTTCTACGCCCTTAATGCTCATCTGCTCACTTCTCCAGGGCGAGGCATCCACGTGACAGTGAGTGCAGGCCTGGTTGCAAAGTTTTGTTATATTCACCTGCAGGGTTTCAACCGTAATAGGGTCGATATCGAGACCTTGGTCGATCAGTTTGCGGGAAAAATTATGATTCTCTGTCTTCGTTTTTTCTTGGATCATGACGTATCCTTCAGGAGTTTCCGCTAACTTGTTCCGCGGCAGGTTCTCTTCCCGTTTGTGTTTCTAGAGGGCACGGTTTTTTTTCAGCGTGTTATGCATCTGGATCGCATGGATGAGCTTTATGCCGGCCGACATTGAGGCGGCGACATGTACGGCTTCAGTCATCTGCTCCGGATCCGCT includes:
- the arsS gene encoding arsenosugar biosynthesis radical SAM protein ArsS (Some members of this family are selenoproteins.) translates to MIQEKTKTENHNFSRKLIDQGLDIDPITVETLQVNITKLCNQACTHCHVDASPWRSEQMSIKGVERCLEILSENDCIKNLDLTGGAPELNPHFDYFVREARSLGKHVMVRHNLTVTLDGNPRTGEEKTYIPRFFAENRVEVISSLPYYSSYFTDKQRGKGVFEKSIESLRMLNSEGYGGGELKLNLVYNPVGTFLPPDQMSLEADFKAKLKKNYGIRFDKLYTLTNMPINRFEKELRKQNAYEEYIEKLVNAFNPETVNGIMCRNLISVSHDGKIYDCDFNQMLEMQCRNGNGGLTIFNFDLRQVINRKIRFGVHCFGCTAGAGSSCGGQTAS